From Denitrovibrio acetiphilus DSM 12809, the proteins below share one genomic window:
- a CDS encoding YggT family protein: MGLLQSVIKFYLVVLMFRSAMTRQELYFNPLGKLVAKMTDPVLEKAFKLTKKGADNILPIFLVLAVLLDGLVIFMLTGYGIIIALLAGLADILTFLMLFYIVSTILGGFAGNASMTHYAMFFKRIASFWVKLTRTFFPIKSNGIILPAVIIIFAFFTLAIAGVNIGYQTVTSGINPVASIMSAARSNLLSVAGLLDIFVWLVIIRALMSWVSPDPRNPVVQIIHSLTEPVMEPFRKIIPTIGAIDISPMVLIFVVYFLKTLLVRLVGIIF, from the coding sequence ATGGGACTTTTACAATCGGTTATAAAATTTTATCTCGTGGTTCTTATGTTCAGATCTGCTATGACAAGACAGGAGCTTTATTTCAATCCACTGGGCAAACTGGTGGCAAAAATGACAGACCCTGTCCTTGAGAAGGCTTTTAAACTGACCAAAAAAGGTGCGGATAATATTCTGCCGATTTTTTTAGTACTGGCAGTTTTGTTGGACGGTCTGGTGATCTTTATGCTTACCGGGTACGGCATTATTATAGCTTTACTGGCTGGGTTGGCGGACATTCTGACTTTCCTTATGCTTTTTTATATTGTCAGCACTATTCTGGGCGGTTTTGCCGGTAATGCCAGCATGACGCATTATGCCATGTTTTTTAAACGTATTGCTTCATTTTGGGTAAAGCTGACCAGAACATTTTTCCCTATTAAAAGTAACGGAATCATACTGCCTGCTGTGATTATAATTTTTGCCTTTTTTACACTTGCAATAGCAGGGGTTAATATTGGCTATCAGACAGTAACTTCCGGTATAAACCCCGTGGCATCCATAATGAGTGCCGCAAGAAGCAACCTGCTGTCTGTTGCCGGTCTGCTGGATATTTTTGTATGGCTGGTCATTATAAGGGCTCTCATGAGCTGGGTAAGCCCTGATCCGCGCAACCCTGTGGTTCAGATAATTCACTCGCTCACTGAGCCTGTGATGGAACCTTTTAGAAAAATTATTCCCACTATCGGGGCGATAGATATCAGCCCCATGGTACTAATATTTGTAGTATACTTCCTTAAAACATTGTTAGTACGTTTAGTGGGGATTATCTTCTGA
- a CDS encoding potassium channel family protein: MSDSKLKFVWVGAFLILATMLIGVAGYVAIEKASIIDALYMTVITVSTVGFGEVIPLSQLGKLFTIVLIILGTGTLAYTASQFVDYVVAGELRNMFGRKKMQNKIEALEDHYILCGFGRMGRIIAEILAENNLPFVIVDPAPRQSESSDNQYLFVTGDATHESVLIKAGILHAKGLITVVDQDVTNLYIVITAKGLSKDLYVVTKCAQEEAYSKLMWAGADKIVSPYTIGGKSIAQSIIKPNVTNFVEMAMGHSGYHIMVDEVLVKENSHISEKMIKDSNIRSHGIIIVAINKKNKGFVFNPGPDEILTAGDTVIALGRKEDFESLQNYIERG, translated from the coding sequence ATGTCAGATTCGAAATTAAAATTCGTATGGGTCGGCGCATTTCTGATACTCGCAACTATGCTGATCGGTGTTGCAGGGTATGTTGCCATAGAGAAAGCGAGCATCATTGATGCTCTTTATATGACCGTAATCACAGTGTCAACTGTTGGGTTTGGTGAGGTTATACCTCTCTCCCAGCTGGGTAAGCTGTTTACAATTGTTCTTATCATTCTCGGGACAGGTACTCTGGCTTATACGGCGTCCCAGTTTGTTGACTATGTTGTTGCAGGTGAGCTCCGCAACATGTTCGGGAGAAAGAAGATGCAAAACAAAATCGAAGCGCTGGAAGATCATTATATCCTCTGCGGTTTCGGCAGAATGGGACGGATTATTGCAGAAATTCTTGCAGAGAACAATCTCCCTTTTGTTATTGTTGATCCGGCTCCCAGACAGAGCGAATCATCCGACAACCAATATCTTTTTGTAACTGGTGATGCTACTCATGAAAGTGTCCTGATAAAAGCAGGCATACTCCATGCAAAGGGGCTGATAACCGTTGTGGATCAGGATGTGACTAACCTGTATATCGTCATAACGGCAAAAGGGCTCAGCAAAGACCTTTATGTAGTTACCAAATGTGCTCAGGAAGAGGCTTACAGTAAGCTTATGTGGGCTGGTGCAGACAAGATTGTCTCTCCATACACAATAGGCGGCAAAAGTATTGCCCAGAGCATCATAAAGCCCAACGTCACAAACTTTGTTGAGATGGCAATGGGGCATTCAGGCTATCACATTATGGTCGATGAAGTTCTTGTAAAAGAGAACTCGCACATCAGTGAAAAAATGATAAAAGACTCAAACATACGCAGTCACGGGATAATAATTGTTGCTATCAATAAGAAGAACAAAGGATTTGTTTTTAACCCCGGACCTGATGAAATATTGACTGCGGGAGACACAGTTATAGCCCTCGGGAGAAAAGAGGACTTTGAGTCTCTTCAGAATTATATTGAAAGAGGATAA
- a CDS encoding PIN/TRAM domain-containing protein encodes MWIFRIIYAIFILVIFVFTRDKVDITMEQAVLYSLGVIFAIVFIETLLSDIKSYRFFSGAAGALIFLIIGYYLASIFAAYFTSDALRLAFYVFVIYVGVMIGQKSSWIVEGVISLITIKQPKQPKYSSCPKVLDTSTLIDGRIADIVETGVLEGALVIPTFVLKELQNIADSHDHLRRQKGRRGLNVLKRLQEQTIIPVDINNTDFTDIGTVDEKLVALAKKQKASIITTDFNLLKVSEIQQIFALNINTLAMAMRQTVLPGEDFEINVVKDGKEQNQGVGYLDDGTMVVVENGRRLIGKTVKVSVTSLLQTESGRIIFTKVRN; translated from the coding sequence ATGTGGATTTTCAGAATAATTTACGCCATTTTCATATTGGTGATCTTTGTCTTTACCAGAGACAAAGTCGACATCACTATGGAACAGGCTGTGTTGTATTCCCTTGGAGTTATTTTTGCGATTGTATTTATAGAAACTTTACTTTCTGATATTAAAAGCTACCGTTTTTTCAGCGGAGCTGCCGGAGCTCTTATATTCTTAATAATAGGCTATTATCTCGCTTCTATTTTTGCTGCTTATTTCACAAGTGATGCTCTCAGGTTAGCCTTTTACGTCTTTGTAATCTATGTGGGTGTAATGATAGGGCAGAAGTCGTCGTGGATTGTCGAAGGCGTTATATCTCTTATAACGATTAAGCAGCCTAAACAGCCGAAATACTCTTCCTGCCCGAAAGTGCTTGATACCTCAACCCTGATCGACGGGCGTATAGCGGATATAGTTGAAACAGGTGTACTGGAAGGTGCTCTTGTTATCCCTACATTTGTCTTGAAAGAGCTTCAGAATATAGCAGACTCTCACGACCACCTGCGCAGGCAGAAAGGGCGCAGAGGCCTTAATGTACTTAAACGCCTTCAGGAGCAGACTATAATTCCTGTTGATATCAATAATACTGATTTTACTGACATAGGGACTGTTGATGAGAAGCTTGTTGCCCTTGCTAAAAAGCAGAAGGCAAGCATTATCACTACAGATTTTAATCTGCTTAAGGTTTCGGAGATACAGCAGATATTTGCCCTGAATATTAATACCCTTGCAATGGCAATGCGCCAGACTGTTCTCCCCGGAGAAGACTTTGAAATAAATGTCGTTAAAGACGGGAAAGAGCAGAATCAGGGAGTTGGTTATCTTGACGATGGTACAATGGTTGTTGTAGAGAATGGACGCAGGCTTATAGGAAAGACAGTTAAAGTGTCTGTAACAAGCCTCCTTCAGACTGAGTCAGGACGAATCATATTTACTAAGGTGAGAAATTGA
- the ispD gene encoding 2-C-methyl-D-erythritol 4-phosphate cytidylyltransferase, giving the protein MSVTAVIPAAGIGKRFASDVKKQFFAIFDNTVLYYTLTALNRAYPFQEFILGASPSDYEYIEHQLAMVGIENYRIVQGGSERFETVYNCIKVVRSDSVLIHDAVRPFITTELVHSVIDASLKTGSSICGLKVRDTLKKINGETVEGTVNRDEYILSHTPQVFRTSTLIKAVENASEFDIAVTDEAQAIELFRKKVAWVPSTPDNIKLTYTEDIAIAESLVQKYFG; this is encoded by the coding sequence TTGAGTGTAACGGCAGTCATCCCCGCAGCGGGGATAGGTAAAAGATTTGCCAGTGATGTTAAGAAGCAGTTCTTTGCCATATTTGACAATACCGTTCTTTACTATACGCTTACAGCATTAAACAGGGCTTACCCTTTTCAGGAGTTCATCCTGGGGGCGAGCCCGTCTGATTATGAATATATTGAGCATCAGCTTGCTATGGTCGGGATTGAAAACTACAGGATAGTGCAGGGCGGCTCTGAGAGGTTCGAGACTGTATATAACTGTATAAAAGTGGTAAGGTCTGACTCTGTACTGATACATGATGCGGTACGACCATTCATTACAACAGAGCTTGTGCATTCTGTTATAGATGCTTCTCTTAAGACAGGTTCCTCTATATGCGGGCTCAAGGTGCGGGACACACTTAAAAAAATTAACGGAGAAACGGTTGAAGGCACTGTTAACCGTGACGAATATATTTTGTCTCATACCCCGCAGGTCTTCAGGACATCAACACTGATAAAAGCTGTTGAGAATGCATCAGAATTTGATATAGCTGTCACAGATGAGGCGCAGGCAATAGAGCTCTTTCGTAAGAAAGTTGCATGGGTTCCGTCTACGCCGGATAATATCAAACTGACATACACAGAAGACATCGCTATAGCAGAAAGTCTTGTGCAGAAATATTTCGGCTGA
- a CDS encoding site-2 protease family protein, which yields MDIQIAEYVRFITLALIPFMLAITVHEYSHGLSAYMLGDDTAKRAGRLTLNPLSHIDPLGILFLLVTRLFGWAKPVPVNFGRLEKNSKYGPAIVSFAGPFSNLLLAIISAVVLHFVSNIEVARGSVAMKILVPVVGMLSLSVRINIALFVFNLLPIPPLDGGRIVQSLLPYNQAVAFSKIERYGFIILIVLFLTRTIDAIIIPIIRFFLQILL from the coding sequence ATGGATATACAAATAGCCGAATACGTAAGATTTATTACTCTTGCATTGATCCCATTTATGCTCGCAATAACCGTTCATGAATATTCCCACGGTCTCAGTGCGTATATGCTGGGGGACGATACTGCTAAGAGAGCGGGGCGGCTTACCTTGAACCCTCTCTCACACATAGACCCTCTTGGCATACTCTTTCTGCTCGTTACAAGGCTCTTCGGATGGGCAAAGCCTGTCCCTGTAAATTTCGGCAGACTGGAAAAAAACAGCAAATACGGCCCCGCAATAGTATCTTTTGCAGGTCCTTTCTCAAATTTGCTCCTTGCGATAATTTCAGCAGTTGTTTTGCATTTTGTTTCAAACATAGAGGTAGCCAGAGGCTCAGTTGCGATGAAAATTCTGGTGCCTGTTGTGGGAATGCTCTCCCTCTCGGTACGTATAAACATAGCACTCTTTGTCTTCAACCTGCTGCCTATTCCGCCTTTGGACGGGGGACGGATTGTTCAGTCACTTCTGCCTTATAATCAGGCGGTGGCATTTTCAAAGATCGAGAGATACGGTTTTATCATACTTATTGTGCTCTTTCTTACACGTACAATTGATGCTATTATAATTCCCATTATACGCTTTTTTTTACAAATTCTACTATAG
- the trpS gene encoding tryptophan--tRNA ligase, whose amino-acid sequence MDKVLSGMRPTGRLHIGHYFGALKNWVDLQDKYDCNYFVADWHALTTNYEAPENIIENRKQLVLDWLSVGLDPEKCTMFVQSHNIYHAELSMLLSMITPVPWLERCPTYKEIKQEQANKDLSNLGFLSYPVIMTSDIIMYGAKYVPVGEDQLPHIEISREIVRRFHHLYNCEVFEEPKGLLTEVPRLPGLDGRKMSKSYGNAIMLSEDLKEVEKKIKRMLTDTNRKRLTDPGNPEVCPVFDYHKVFSTEDERAEITEGCTKATMGCMDCKKILMKHMFALLEPIQERRNKFEAEIDDIDEFLQPMQKKAVAQAEEMMIKVRKALQI is encoded by the coding sequence ATGGATAAAGTTTTAAGTGGAATGCGCCCGACCGGCAGACTGCATATTGGTCATTATTTCGGTGCGCTTAAGAACTGGGTAGACCTTCAGGACAAGTATGACTGTAACTATTTTGTCGCTGACTGGCACGCCCTTACCACAAACTATGAAGCACCTGAAAATATTATTGAAAACAGGAAACAGCTTGTGCTGGACTGGCTTAGTGTCGGGCTTGACCCCGAAAAATGCACTATGTTTGTCCAGTCACATAACATATACCATGCGGAGCTGTCTATGCTGCTGTCAATGATCACTCCTGTGCCGTGGCTGGAACGATGCCCGACATACAAAGAGATCAAGCAGGAGCAGGCGAATAAAGATTTGTCTAACCTCGGTTTCCTCAGCTACCCAGTGATTATGACTTCGGATATAATCATGTACGGAGCAAAGTATGTTCCTGTTGGTGAAGACCAGCTGCCCCATATCGAGATATCCAGAGAGATAGTGCGCAGATTTCACCACCTTTATAACTGTGAGGTTTTTGAGGAACCAAAAGGGCTTCTTACAGAAGTTCCGAGACTTCCGGGGCTTGACGGACGCAAAATGAGCAAGAGCTACGGCAATGCCATAATGCTTTCCGAAGATTTGAAAGAAGTTGAAAAAAAGATCAAGCGGATGCTGACAGACACTAACCGCAAGCGCCTTACAGACCCGGGCAATCCTGAAGTCTGTCCGGTTTTTGACTATCATAAAGTTTTCAGCACAGAAGATGAGCGTGCAGAGATCACCGAAGGCTGCACCAAGGCAACTATGGGCTGCATGGACTGCAAAAAGATTCTTATGAAACATATGTTTGCTCTCCTTGAGCCTATTCAGGAGCGCAGGAATAAGTTTGAAGCAGAAATAGATGACATCGACGAATTTCTTCAGCCGATGCAGAAAAAAGCTGTGGCACAGGCAGAGGAGATGATGATTAAAGTGAGGAAAGCACTCCAGATATGA
- a CDS encoding segregation and condensation protein A has translation MSRLLDVRLENFEGPLDLLIHLIYKNELNIYDIPIAFIAEQFVVAVNEMEKLDIEVAAEFINMASYLIYLKSRMLLPKDIYAEEEMDPEEEKFLLTQRLVEYSFYKDVAENLRVLEVEAGKQLMRSSTIYIPKEQMQTEDPYSIANAFFSLLEKSNVKPMKMKKDIVDVTDVIEKIKEIVFEKNKLFWTDIVKTCVNKREVVISLLAVLELMRLKFIEAMQAETFGEIVIEKCAAAAEDANG, from the coding sequence ATGAGCAGGCTCCTTGACGTCCGGCTGGAAAATTTCGAAGGTCCTTTGGATCTTCTTATCCACCTGATATACAAAAATGAACTGAATATCTATGACATACCTATCGCATTTATAGCGGAGCAGTTTGTTGTCGCCGTAAATGAGATGGAAAAGCTTGATATTGAGGTTGCCGCTGAATTTATAAATATGGCATCATATCTCATATACCTGAAGTCCAGAATGCTTCTGCCGAAGGACATATACGCAGAAGAGGAGATGGACCCTGAGGAAGAGAAATTTCTTCTCACTCAAAGGCTGGTTGAATACTCGTTTTACAAAGATGTTGCAGAAAATCTCCGTGTATTAGAGGTTGAGGCTGGAAAACAGCTTATGCGCTCATCTACGATATACATTCCGAAAGAGCAGATGCAGACTGAGGACCCTTACAGTATTGCAAATGCTTTTTTCTCACTTCTGGAGAAGTCGAATGTTAAACCTATGAAGATGAAGAAAGACATTGTGGATGTCACGGATGTTATAGAGAAGATCAAAGAGATAGTTTTTGAAAAGAATAAACTCTTTTGGACAGATATAGTTAAAACCTGTGTAAACAAAAGAGAAGTAGTGATATCACTGCTTGCTGTGCTGGAGCTTATGCGTCTTAAGTTCATAGAAGCCATGCAGGCAGAGACTTTCGGTGAGATAGTGATAGAAAAGTGCGCAGCAGCAGCGGAGGATGCCAATGGATAA
- the scpB gene encoding SMC-Scp complex subunit ScpB, with protein sequence MDKEQRIFYTSLFLSGSPLDKKFFRKVFDPINLENRLLSYVEQFNKLELGMRIRMVSGGYQMVTDKELVGALEPYFGEKTDVLSRASLETSAIIAYKQPITRIEIDEIRGVNSSGTVRYLLEKNMIKVTGRKDVPGRPLLYSTTKYFLEYMGINDISELPTFREWQELKTKQ encoded by the coding sequence ATGGATAAAGAACAAAGGATTTTTTATACATCGCTCTTCCTCTCCGGCTCACCGCTGGATAAGAAGTTTTTCAGAAAGGTTTTTGACCCTATTAACCTTGAAAACAGACTTCTAAGCTATGTCGAACAGTTTAATAAGCTGGAACTCGGGATGCGTATACGAATGGTTTCCGGAGGCTATCAGATGGTCACTGATAAAGAACTTGTCGGTGCACTTGAGCCTTATTTCGGAGAAAAGACCGATGTGCTCAGCCGTGCTTCGCTTGAGACATCTGCCATTATAGCCTATAAGCAGCCTATCACGAGGATAGAGATAGACGAGATAAGAGGTGTTAATTCATCTGGAACGGTAAGATATCTGCTTGAGAAAAATATGATAAAAGTCACAGGCAGAAAAGATGTTCCGGGGAGACCTCTTTTATACAGCACTACCAAATACTTTCTAGAGTATATGGGGATAAACGACATTTCCGAACTACCAACTTTTCGGGAGTGGCAGGAGTTAAAAACAAAACAATGA
- a CDS encoding pseudouridine synthase, translating to MTRINKYLAARSQLSRRDADKAIEEGRVRVNGKLPEGPWVQLSEKDKVTLDGNDISGAEDYFYWAFYKPKSVLTAYGDGHGKDTLEIYPFLREKKPAYSGRLDYDSEGLIIFSNDGDFIRRLQRAEEKVEKEYIVTVNRVLKKGEMDDLRKGIVYEGIRYRECIVEQHSHDRYQVVLHEGKKRQIRHMFRNFGIRVKKLKRVRIGSVNLNELQPGEFREFSPKEMREML from the coding sequence ATGACTAGAATCAATAAATATCTGGCAGCACGTTCCCAGCTTTCCCGCAGAGATGCAGACAAGGCTATTGAGGAAGGACGTGTGCGCGTAAATGGAAAACTGCCGGAAGGCCCGTGGGTTCAGCTCAGCGAAAAAGATAAGGTAACTTTGGACGGAAACGACATCAGCGGTGCAGAGGACTACTTCTACTGGGCGTTTTATAAGCCGAAAAGTGTTCTTACTGCATACGGTGACGGTCACGGGAAGGATACTCTTGAGATCTACCCATTTCTGCGTGAAAAGAAGCCGGCTTACTCCGGCAGGCTTGACTATGATAGTGAAGGTCTGATCATTTTCAGCAATGACGGTGATTTTATACGCAGACTTCAGAGAGCCGAAGAGAAAGTTGAGAAAGAGTATATCGTTACTGTCAACCGTGTCCTTAAAAAAGGCGAAATGGATGACCTGCGTAAAGGTATTGTTTATGAAGGGATAAGATACCGTGAATGTATCGTTGAACAGCACTCCCACGACAGATATCAGGTTGTTCTGCACGAGGGCAAAAAGAGACAGATCAGACATATGTTCCGTAACTTCGGCATAAGAGTCAAAAAGCTTAAAAGAGTACGCATCGGTTCTGTCAATCTCAACGAACTTCAGCCTGGGGAATTCAGAGAGTTTTCCCCGAAAGAGATGAGGGAGATGCTTTAA
- the queD gene encoding 6-carboxytetrahydropterin synthase QueD, whose amino-acid sequence MYKVRVVMSFGGAHNLRNYNGKCENLHGHNWKVEAYLKGDELNETEMLVDFTIMKKRLKEILETLDHKYLNEQVEFFKVNNPTSENIARYIYQGLKETFGKLTDRVAVWETDIQAAEYWEQE is encoded by the coding sequence ATGTATAAAGTACGTGTTGTGATGTCCTTCGGTGGGGCACACAACCTTCGCAATTATAATGGTAAATGCGAAAATCTGCACGGGCATAACTGGAAAGTTGAGGCTTACCTTAAAGGTGATGAACTGAACGAAACAGAGATGCTCGTGGACTTTACGATAATGAAGAAGCGCCTGAAAGAGATACTTGAGACCCTCGACCATAAATACCTTAACGAACAGGTGGAGTTTTTTAAAGTTAATAACCCCACCAGCGAAAACATAGCCAGATATATTTATCAGGGGCTTAAAGAGACATTCGGAAAGCTCACAGACAGGGTTGCTGTATGGGAAACTGATATTCAGGCGGCGGAATACTGGGAGCAGGAGTGA